A stretch of the Marivirga tractuosa DSM 4126 genome encodes the following:
- a CDS encoding AAA family ATPase produces the protein MAETSHWTGSEKYLCDPALAQAFHMARTLGMPLLIEGEPGTGKTELPIHYAKDRGLDLEVYPVGSKSNVEQFVARFDHVKYLRDSQIEILNAQREEKGLDSKLTTGDRNPESLNDYVVKGPAAVAYSKPNSVLLIDEIDKAPREFPNDLLYALSHRKFIMPESGEVIEVSEEDMPAIVITSNREQELPTAFKGRCIYHYIDFPDQDTMNNIISKHHPKMDEKVVRVALDVFYHLRRLGLERAPTTREILNWLKYMSEIAPNEAVKKIAGLEGIGALIKTQADMERVSRMIGADESFGANLN, from the coding sequence ATGGCAGAAACATCTCATTGGACAGGATCCGAAAAATATTTATGCGACCCAGCATTGGCGCAAGCTTTTCACATGGCAAGAACTTTAGGAATGCCGCTTCTTATTGAAGGCGAACCAGGAACAGGTAAAACAGAATTACCCATTCACTATGCAAAAGATAGAGGATTAGATTTAGAAGTCTATCCTGTTGGTTCAAAAAGTAATGTGGAGCAATTTGTGGCTCGCTTTGATCATGTTAAATATTTGCGTGACTCTCAAATTGAAATCTTGAATGCTCAAAGAGAAGAAAAAGGTTTAGATAGCAAATTAACCACAGGTGATAGAAATCCAGAATCATTAAATGATTATGTGGTGAAAGGGCCAGCTGCAGTGGCTTACAGCAAACCTAATTCGGTTTTATTGATTGACGAAATTGATAAAGCACCAAGAGAATTCCCAAATGATTTATTGTATGCCTTAAGTCATAGAAAGTTCATTATGCCTGAATCTGGAGAGGTAATTGAAGTTTCAGAAGAAGATATGCCCGCTATCGTGATCACGTCTAATCGTGAGCAGGAATTGCCAACCGCTTTTAAAGGCAGATGTATTTATCACTATATCGACTTTCCTGATCAGGATACGATGAATAATATCATTAGTAAACACCATCCTAAAATGGACGAGAAAGTTGTAAGGGTGGCTTTAGATGTATTTTATCATTTGAGAAGATTAGGTTTGGAAAGAGCACCAACAACTCGGGAAATCCTGAATTGGCTTAAATATATGAGTGAAATTGCACCAAATGAAGCTGTAAAGAAAATTGCTGGTTTGGAAGGAATAGGTGCTTTAATCAAAACTCAAGCTGATATGGAAAGAGTCAGCAGAATGATTGGTGCAGATGAAAGCTTTGGTGCTAATTTGAATTGA
- a CDS encoding DUF4221 family protein, with protein MKNLLMLLISSMVFWSCESSESKESKSAYYDFELEIDTVQVDPGKEILMAGAYTNNSAVSTDKTKFYNWDRNNYALEVIDIEKYRLKDKIYFEKDGPKGLQSDYLFSTKSLPNNRFGFEDNSSFKIHDVQGNLFKKVVFEEEWIKNGLQELESFELVNVNDEGTALAGIHFGFDQYKAMMFILDIEEQKKKSIPLPKFQRLENYKIVLHRNETYLTSVNPKIFIDFLGDSMLISNNHFNGTYIYKSDQLTHKSFEHRLIPEGKEKIYKKRSESREEVVQTVFDMNEEVSFTRFLFDEKKNKFYRFSNQAKYAEGSDEPTWEVSMMVYDQELDLIGEKEIMTFDNYAEPLFVKDSKVHFHLNMEDELGFIRIGLKK; from the coding sequence ATGAAGAATCTATTGATGTTACTGATTTCCAGCATGGTGTTTTGGTCTTGCGAATCGTCAGAAAGCAAAGAAAGCAAATCAGCTTATTATGACTTTGAATTAGAAATTGATACGGTTCAAGTTGACCCGGGGAAGGAAATTTTGATGGCAGGAGCCTATACCAATAATTCTGCTGTATCAACTGATAAAACCAAATTCTATAATTGGGACAGAAATAATTATGCTTTAGAAGTTATTGATATTGAAAAGTATAGGCTAAAGGACAAAATCTATTTTGAGAAGGACGGACCAAAAGGATTGCAATCGGATTATTTGTTTTCAACCAAATCTTTACCAAATAATCGATTTGGTTTTGAAGATAATTCCTCATTTAAAATTCATGATGTGCAAGGGAATTTATTCAAAAAAGTAGTTTTTGAAGAAGAATGGATAAAGAATGGTTTACAAGAATTGGAAAGCTTTGAACTGGTAAATGTAAATGATGAAGGTACAGCACTTGCCGGTATACATTTTGGTTTTGATCAATATAAAGCCATGATGTTTATTTTGGATATAGAGGAACAAAAAAAGAAAAGTATTCCATTGCCTAAATTTCAAAGGCTGGAAAACTACAAAATTGTGTTGCATAGAAATGAAACTTATTTGACTAGTGTGAACCCAAAAATTTTCATTGATTTTCTGGGGGATAGCATGCTGATTTCAAATAACCATTTTAATGGTACATATATTTACAAATCAGATCAACTAACGCATAAATCATTCGAACATAGATTAATTCCAGAAGGAAAGGAGAAGATTTACAAAAAAAGGTCTGAATCGCGGGAGGAAGTGGTTCAAACGGTATTTGACATGAATGAAGAGGTATCCTTTACTCGATTTTTATTTGATGAAAAGAAGAATAAATTTTATCGTTTTTCCAATCAAGCAAAATATGCTGAAGGTAGTGATGAGCCAACTTGGGAGGTCTCTATGATGGTTTATGATCAAGAGCTCGATCTAATCGGTGAAAAGGAAATCATGACATTCGATAATTATGCCGAACCTTTGTTTGTAAAGGATAGCAAAGTCCATTTTCATTTAAACATGGAAGATGAACTGGGCTTCATAAGAATCGGTCTGAAAAAATAG
- a CDS encoding MASE1 domain-containing protein, with protein sequence MELKAIVKYKQDLIILFVALGYFFFARLGYFLVFEDIYILPTWPPSGLALAFLILLGRKAWPGITIGALLANILAYWNTGDLSSDSVILLSSVIAAGHTLEALLGNFLIEKWIHRDQLFNKSIHVFRFLGIGFIIALVSAIIGTGALYYQELVSTDEFLTRFVTWWVGNLVGILLFTPFILSFKEPITKNFKKGHLMEVIFFSIAILIVFILLNQESLRYPVQQSIPFLVLPMLLWLAFRFHLAVAMTGTIIIGLISVYMTTQDIGPFVMETSNNAMLILQTFLGVISVSTIILSATQRERTEAQDELKSLNTNLEEIVQKRTKELEKENATRKKAEEELKSSNLELRKINAELDNFVYRVSHDLRAPIASMLGLLNLAKSDADSELKATYLNKIEQSAKLQDTFITEILDQSRNARLEVRKEPIDFEKIINESFEQLKYSNTNDGVEKSLNIDLKHPFYSDPWRLKVIMNNVISNSIRYRNGKSPKIDIDISTKKEQAIINIKDNGRGIGEEHISKVFQMFYRATDDNAGSGLGLYIVKETVSKLKGEVQIESKPKEGTTVSFILPNMKN encoded by the coding sequence ATGGAGCTAAAAGCTATAGTTAAATATAAACAAGATTTAATAATACTATTCGTAGCCTTAGGCTATTTCTTTTTTGCCCGTTTAGGCTACTTTCTAGTGTTTGAGGATATCTACATTTTACCTACATGGCCTCCATCAGGTTTAGCATTGGCTTTTCTAATTTTACTGGGGCGAAAAGCTTGGCCAGGCATCACCATAGGAGCACTTTTAGCTAATATTTTGGCCTATTGGAATACTGGTGACTTATCCTCTGATTCAGTGATCTTACTATCTTCTGTTATTGCAGCTGGACATACTTTGGAGGCACTCTTAGGGAATTTTTTGATTGAGAAATGGATTCATAGAGATCAGCTTTTCAATAAGTCTATTCATGTTTTTAGATTTTTAGGAATAGGGTTTATTATTGCCTTAGTCAGTGCCATCATTGGAACGGGAGCACTTTATTACCAGGAATTGGTATCCACAGATGAATTTTTGACTCGCTTTGTTACCTGGTGGGTGGGAAACTTAGTAGGAATTCTTCTTTTTACTCCGTTTATTTTATCCTTTAAAGAGCCTATTACCAAAAACTTTAAGAAAGGGCATTTAATGGAAGTGATATTTTTTAGTATTGCTATCCTGATTGTATTTATCCTTCTCAATCAAGAAAGCCTAAGATATCCCGTACAGCAGTCAATCCCATTTTTAGTCTTGCCGATGTTGCTATGGTTAGCCTTTCGATTTCATTTAGCTGTTGCTATGACAGGAACAATCATTATTGGATTGATTTCTGTTTATATGACCACCCAGGATATTGGTCCTTTTGTGATGGAAACTTCCAATAATGCCATGTTGATTTTACAGACTTTTTTAGGGGTAATCAGCGTTTCCACCATCATTTTATCCGCAACGCAAAGAGAAAGGACTGAAGCGCAAGATGAGTTGAAGAGTCTAAATACAAACCTGGAGGAAATAGTACAAAAAAGAACGAAAGAGCTTGAAAAAGAAAATGCTACACGAAAGAAGGCGGAAGAAGAATTGAAATCTTCCAATTTAGAGTTAAGGAAAATTAATGCTGAATTAGATAATTTTGTCTACAGGGTGTCACACGACTTAAGAGCTCCAATTGCCAGTATGCTAGGATTGTTAAATCTTGCAAAATCTGATGCTGATTCTGAATTAAAAGCTACCTATTTAAACAAAATTGAGCAAAGTGCTAAACTGCAAGACACCTTCATTACTGAAATATTAGATCAATCTAGAAATGCCCGTTTAGAGGTTCGAAAGGAGCCTATAGATTTTGAGAAAATAATAAATGAATCGTTTGAACAGTTGAAATATTCGAATACCAATGATGGCGTAGAAAAAAGCTTAAATATTGATTTGAAGCATCCTTTTTACTCTGACCCATGGAGATTAAAAGTGATTATGAATAATGTAATCTCAAACTCTATTCGCTACCGAAATGGAAAATCACCTAAAATTGATATTGATATCTCTACTAAAAAGGAACAGGCTATAATTAATATCAAGGACAATGGTCGAGGAATAGGAGAAGAGCATATTAGCAAAGTGTTTCAGATGTTTTATAGAGCAACGGATGACAATGCTGGTTCAGGTCTGGGGCTTTACATTGTAAAAGAAACTGTAAGCAAGTTAAAAGGAGAAGTTCAAATTGAATCCAAACCGAAGGAAGGAACTACTGTTAGTTTTATATTGCCTAATATGAAAAATTAG
- a CDS encoding N-acetylmuramoyl-L-alanine amidase, which yields MNALLIYFLKVVGIQAILYLIYNLVFHKSGRHTINRFYIIVALIFSFTIPFVTLPDFQPSDELVGTDTPIWYELGDITEYSKTNIELIPVERSNRSDFTIEVIVLGISLISILFLIKLIYSHFQIIRLKKQSEEIIENGYRIYCGEFESPFSYFNAVFVPNDLLSEPSFDTVLEHELVHLRKKHSVDRVLMEIILSIFWFNPLLYLFRNRLIEIHEFQADAEVIALKKNPIGYQEILFQQIKTQKAIASANYFKLNTIKTRIKMINKNPKLSTWYYLMILPVFALVTFSFASKDRSEFIPPLKNDISDVFDYVKMPSDNYTPSIFPLKDTEGVKLTASFGKRMHPILKVESIHEGIDLKTYQGNPVLATADGIITEAGSIHANSWGKLIRISHNGIYETVYAHLSDIKVKSGDKVKRGDIIGNAGTTGKSTGPHLHYEVKEPTNGFLNPVNFINDFDFKRNTTIDKMDNIKLGKPTGKLQVVIDPGHGGKDPGIKSSGLSENEIALNVANQVAEYFKNSNQIEIILTRNKDDFITLKDRVKKTETADLFISLHIESHEDENKDIMVAIYNDQNENANASQYFADLLSNEFYEINRKFKLGYNNGFYVLKNSKCPAILFNMGYISNPESVTYLNSEEGIRQIAQELSDAIKAAK from the coding sequence ATGAATGCTCTATTGATATATTTTCTTAAGGTAGTTGGTATTCAGGCAATTTTATACTTGATATACAACTTGGTATTTCATAAAAGCGGAAGACATACGATTAATAGGTTTTATATAATCGTAGCGTTAATATTTAGTTTTACAATTCCTTTTGTAACGCTTCCCGACTTCCAACCTAGTGACGAATTAGTGGGAACTGATACGCCTATTTGGTATGAATTAGGGGATATAACTGAATATTCAAAGACGAACATTGAATTAATACCGGTAGAAAGATCAAATCGATCAGATTTTACAATAGAAGTGATTGTTTTGGGAATTTCATTGATCAGTATTCTATTTTTAATCAAATTGATTTATAGCCATTTTCAAATCATTAGATTAAAAAAGCAATCAGAAGAGATTATAGAAAACGGCTATAGGATTTATTGTGGTGAATTTGAAAGTCCTTTCAGCTATTTCAATGCAGTATTTGTTCCTAATGATCTTTTGAGTGAACCTTCATTTGACACAGTCTTAGAACATGAATTGGTACACTTAAGGAAGAAGCATTCTGTTGATAGGGTGTTGATGGAAATTATACTGTCCATATTCTGGTTCAATCCATTGCTCTATTTATTCAGGAACAGATTAATAGAAATCCATGAATTTCAGGCTGATGCAGAGGTTATAGCCTTAAAGAAAAATCCTATTGGATATCAAGAAATACTTTTTCAACAAATCAAAACCCAAAAGGCAATCGCTTCAGCTAATTATTTCAAATTGAACACCATAAAAACAAGAATTAAAATGATCAACAAAAACCCAAAACTATCGACTTGGTACTATCTTATGATATTGCCCGTATTTGCTCTAGTTACATTTTCTTTTGCCTCCAAAGATCGTAGTGAATTCATTCCGCCTTTAAAAAACGATATATCAGATGTTTTTGACTATGTGAAAATGCCATCTGATAATTATACACCATCTATTTTTCCACTTAAGGATACAGAAGGGGTAAAGCTTACTGCAAGCTTTGGTAAACGAATGCATCCCATTTTAAAAGTAGAAAGTATACATGAGGGAATAGATTTAAAGACTTATCAAGGAAATCCTGTGTTAGCCACTGCTGATGGAATCATTACAGAGGCAGGTTCGATTCATGCCAATTCTTGGGGTAAATTGATTAGAATTAGCCATAATGGTATTTATGAAACAGTTTATGCTCATTTGTCTGATATTAAAGTGAAATCTGGTGATAAAGTCAAAAGAGGAGACATCATTGGAAATGCTGGAACCACTGGCAAATCTACTGGCCCTCACCTCCATTATGAAGTTAAAGAACCTACTAATGGATTTTTGAATCCTGTCAATTTTATTAATGACTTTGATTTTAAAAGGAATACTACAATTGATAAAATGGATAATATAAAATTAGGAAAGCCCACTGGAAAACTTCAGGTAGTTATTGATCCTGGACATGGTGGAAAAGATCCAGGTATTAAATCGTCCGGACTGTCAGAAAATGAAATCGCTTTAAATGTGGCCAATCAAGTAGCCGAATACTTCAAAAATTCAAATCAGATAGAAATTATATTAACTAGAAATAAAGATGATTTTATTACATTAAAAGATAGGGTGAAAAAAACAGAAACTGCGGATTTGTTTATTTCTCTGCACATAGAATCTCATGAAGATGAAAATAAAGATATAATGGTGGCTATTTACAATGACCAAAACGAAAATGCCAATGCATCTCAATATTTTGCTGATTTATTATCTAATGAATTTTATGAAATTAACAGAAAGTTCAAATTAGGTTATAATAATGGTTTTTATGTCCTTAAGAATTCAAAATGTCCTGCCATATTGTTTAATATGGGCTATATCTCTAATCCAGAATCTGTAACCTATTTGAATTCTGAAGAAGGAATAAGACAAATAGCTCAAGAATTGTCTGATGCCATAAAGGCCGCAAAGTAA
- a CDS encoding BlaI/MecI/CopY family transcriptional regulator codes for MKELTKAEEQLMRHLWKLEKAYLKDIVDEYDEPKPAYTTISTVVNVLVRKGIIGFDLHGKAKHYYPLISKEDYSNQSIKGLVSNFFNNSYQQFASFFTSRKELSVDELKEIRKMIDDEIKKKGK; via the coding sequence ATGAAAGAATTAACCAAAGCAGAAGAGCAGCTCATGAGACATCTATGGAAGCTTGAAAAAGCCTATCTAAAAGATATAGTAGATGAATATGATGAACCCAAGCCAGCATACACTACCATCAGTACTGTAGTGAATGTTTTGGTGAGAAAAGGGATTATTGGATTTGATTTGCATGGAAAAGCCAAACATTATTATCCGCTTATTAGCAAAGAAGATTATTCTAATCAATCCATAAAGGGATTGGTCAGTAATTTTTTCAATAACTCATACCAACAGTTTGCTTCCTTTTTTACTTCCAGAAAAGAATTATCAGTTGATGAATTAAAGGAAATTAGAAAAATGATTGATGACGAAATTAAAAAGAAAGGCAAATGA
- a CDS encoding amino acid carrier protein, protein MNKILRLVLIPFFLPALLQSNLQANSSPTNDSLQVEVEVINPSSTINNGEIRLKVTGGKEPYQYKWSNQNTALTASKASGLIEGKEYTVRISDANNQVLDKKITIEAESITENFNAVFDPVVEVMGNVLFWDPFAAIGLYDPVVMTDQEMIRTPDWNARTDKIFILKEKLVADGEQVKEGDPLAIVSIDKQDADTVKATANGEINFNVEEGAVIFSPDNTKDLIEQGAQYFASIKFDEEQPLLYANGDIRKNSIPFIVVWLIAGAAFFTVRMGFINVRGFKHSIDLARGKHSDPNAPGKVTHFQALATAVSATVGLGNIAGVAVAVSIGGAGATFWMILAGLLGMSSKFVECTLGVKYREIKADGKIFGGPMNYLRYGLEKRNIKGVGKVLAGIFAVLCIGASFGAGNMFQSNQSFQIMASQFTVLEGWGFWFGIGLAVLVGIVIIGGIESIAKVTEKVVPIMAIVYVVAALVIIGINYENIGPAFSAIYNGALNSSALKGGFLGVLIIGFQRAAFSNEAGVGSAAIAHSATKTHNAPSEGFVGLMEPFIDTVVVCTLTALVLIFTGMHEVPDVTGVKLTAQAFGSVIGWFPYVLAIAVFLFAFSTMISWSYYGMRGWTYLFGKTNKSELAYKITFLVFVVVGASVSLGAVLSFSDMMILAMSVPNMIGLYIMSGEVRKDLAHYFEKMKAGKLGQPDDDLKADVSAIKGDD, encoded by the coding sequence ATGAACAAAATTTTAAGATTAGTACTCATTCCATTTTTTTTACCAGCATTACTTCAATCAAATTTACAAGCCAATTCTTCACCCACTAATGATTCTCTACAAGTAGAAGTAGAAGTCATTAACCCTTCTTCTACAATCAATAATGGAGAAATCAGGTTGAAGGTGACTGGTGGAAAAGAACCCTATCAATATAAATGGTCAAATCAAAATACGGCTTTAACAGCTTCTAAAGCATCCGGTCTGATCGAAGGAAAGGAATACACGGTAAGAATTTCTGATGCAAATAATCAAGTCCTAGATAAAAAAATTACTATTGAAGCAGAATCTATCACTGAAAATTTTAATGCGGTTTTTGATCCCGTGGTTGAAGTCATGGGAAATGTCCTGTTTTGGGATCCATTTGCTGCTATTGGATTGTATGATCCAGTAGTGATGACGGACCAGGAAATGATTAGAACTCCAGATTGGAATGCAAGAACGGATAAAATTTTCATCTTGAAAGAAAAACTTGTAGCCGATGGTGAGCAAGTAAAAGAAGGAGATCCACTTGCTATTGTTTCAATAGATAAGCAAGATGCTGACACTGTGAAAGCTACAGCAAATGGAGAAATCAACTTTAATGTAGAAGAAGGTGCCGTAATTTTTAGCCCTGACAATACAAAAGATTTAATCGAACAAGGAGCTCAATATTTCGCAAGCATCAAATTTGATGAGGAACAACCATTGCTTTACGCAAACGGAGATATTAGGAAAAATAGCATTCCTTTCATTGTAGTTTGGTTGATTGCAGGTGCTGCTTTCTTTACTGTCAGAATGGGCTTCATTAATGTCAGAGGGTTTAAACATTCCATTGATCTGGCTAGAGGAAAACACAGTGATCCAAATGCTCCTGGTAAAGTAACCCACTTTCAAGCTTTAGCAACAGCAGTTTCAGCCACTGTAGGATTAGGAAATATAGCAGGTGTGGCTGTGGCAGTGTCCATTGGTGGTGCTGGTGCTACTTTCTGGATGATATTGGCAGGTCTATTGGGTATGTCCTCGAAATTTGTCGAATGTACACTAGGTGTAAAATACAGAGAGATAAAAGCCGATGGGAAAATATTTGGTGGCCCAATGAATTATTTGCGATACGGACTTGAAAAGCGAAATATCAAAGGGGTCGGAAAAGTGTTGGCAGGAATATTTGCTGTACTTTGCATAGGAGCATCTTTTGGAGCTGGAAACATGTTCCAATCCAATCAATCATTCCAAATTATGGCGTCTCAGTTTACCGTCTTAGAAGGTTGGGGCTTTTGGTTCGGAATTGGATTAGCTGTTTTAGTTGGTATCGTCATTATCGGTGGTATCGAAAGTATTGCCAAAGTAACAGAGAAAGTAGTTCCAATTATGGCCATTGTTTATGTAGTGGCCGCCTTAGTTATAATTGGAATTAATTATGAAAATATAGGTCCTGCATTTTCTGCAATTTATAATGGTGCATTAAACTCAAGTGCTCTTAAAGGTGGATTTTTGGGAGTATTAATCATCGGATTCCAAAGAGCCGCCTTTTCAAATGAAGCGGGAGTAGGTTCTGCTGCGATTGCCCATAGTGCCACTAAAACCCATAACGCGCCTTCAGAAGGATTTGTCGGCTTAATGGAGCCATTTATTGATACAGTGGTTGTTTGTACCTTGACGGCATTAGTTTTGATCTTTACAGGAATGCACGAAGTACCAGATGTAACCGGTGTGAAATTAACGGCTCAGGCCTTCGGTTCTGTGATCGGTTGGTTCCCTTATGTATTGGCTATTGCCGTATTCCTTTTTGCTTTTTCTACTATGATCTCTTGGTCATATTATGGAATGAGGGGTTGGACTTATCTTTTCGGAAAAACAAACAAATCAGAATTAGCTTATAAAATTACTTTCTTGGTATTTGTTGTGGTGGGTGCATCGGTGAGTTTAGGTGCTGTTCTCAGCTTTTCCGATATGATGATATTGGCTATGTCGGTCCCGAATATGATTGGACTTTACATAATGTCAGGTGAGGTAAGAAAAGATTTGGCCCATTACTTTGAGAAAATGAAAGCAGGTAAACTTGGGCAACCTGATGATGATTTAAAAGCAGATGTATCTGCCATAAAAGGTGACGACTGA
- a CDS encoding LytR/AlgR family response regulator transcription factor, whose translation MRKNLKVLIVEDEHLAAEGLKSYVAEIEFLDLVAYCENALEANKILSEQLIDLIFLDIQMPKITGIEFLKSLSKPPMVIFTTAYPNYALQGYELDVIDYLVKPYPFDRFLKAVNKAKDRFVLENSSNQETVQDRELDYFFVKSEQRLEKVVINELCYVEAMENYVIIHTDSQKIISLMTMKSMEEKLPPNHFIRSHKSYIVNISKVESIEGNCLNVKSKQLPISRQNKHEVLNRIIR comes from the coding sequence ATGCGTAAGAACTTGAAAGTTTTAATTGTGGAAGATGAACATCTGGCAGCAGAAGGCTTAAAGTCTTACGTTGCTGAGATTGAGTTTTTGGATTTGGTTGCCTATTGTGAAAATGCGTTAGAAGCGAATAAAATACTATCCGAACAATTAATCGATTTGATATTTCTAGATATACAAATGCCAAAAATTACAGGAATTGAATTTTTAAAATCACTCTCTAAACCTCCAATGGTGATTTTTACCACAGCATATCCTAATTATGCCTTACAGGGTTACGAACTAGATGTGATTGATTACCTGGTAAAGCCTTATCCTTTCGATCGCTTTTTAAAAGCAGTCAATAAAGCTAAAGATCGATTTGTTTTGGAGAATTCAAGCAATCAGGAAACTGTACAAGATAGGGAGTTAGATTACTTTTTTGTGAAATCAGAGCAGAGACTGGAAAAAGTGGTGATCAATGAACTATGCTATGTTGAAGCAATGGAGAATTACGTCATTATTCATACTGATTCTCAGAAAATCATCTCATTAATGACGATGAAAAGTATGGAAGAAAAATTGCCTCCAAATCATTTTATAAGATCACACAAAAGCTACATTGTCAATATTAGTAAAGTGGAATCAATTGAAGGCAACTGTCTGAATGTGAAATCCAAACAGTTGCCCATTTCAAGACAAAATAAGCATGAGGTCTTGAATAGAATAATTAGATAA
- a CDS encoding sensor histidine kinase produces MILKRLTQYKIHHLIGWLLYLIIAAAGYNRFYENKLDLLLVTSVYVFSHALMYYISQYVLTAFSFKKGKPWLFFLGYVVLAVFLSLVMYGVIYLILGDQMPLYFGKEFLTIFSVFLISNLFMGGVLIGVKSMIDKSRQQKFEKERKQESLLSELSYLKAQVNPHFLFNTINSVYVLIKMNPDKAADMLIKLSDLLRSQLYDFSSDKITIEEEIKYLENYIELEKLRRAHRVEVDFEKQGALHDFSLPPLLMIPFLENCFKHLSSNTDQPNQVRINMAKDKNKLKVEFSNTFDQQSAPRKEGGIGLANVRRRLALLFPDKHQLEISRTDELFIVNLELELSDYA; encoded by the coding sequence ATGATTTTAAAAAGATTGACTCAGTACAAAATTCATCATCTAATTGGATGGCTACTTTACTTAATCATAGCAGCGGCTGGCTACAACCGTTTTTATGAAAATAAACTTGATTTACTATTAGTCACTTCAGTCTATGTTTTTTCGCATGCGCTGATGTATTACATATCGCAATATGTATTGACAGCTTTCAGTTTTAAAAAAGGCAAGCCGTGGTTGTTTTTCCTCGGCTATGTCGTTCTTGCAGTTTTTCTTTCGTTGGTGATGTATGGAGTAATCTATTTGATTTTAGGGGATCAAATGCCGCTCTATTTCGGAAAAGAGTTTCTTACCATATTCTCTGTGTTTTTGATTTCTAATCTCTTTATGGGAGGCGTTCTGATTGGGGTCAAATCTATGATAGACAAATCCCGTCAGCAAAAGTTTGAGAAGGAACGAAAACAGGAGAGTCTATTGTCAGAGCTTAGCTATTTAAAAGCCCAAGTAAATCCTCATTTTTTGTTTAACACCATCAATAGCGTATATGTTTTAATCAAAATGAATCCTGATAAAGCGGCTGATATGCTAATTAAATTATCAGATTTGTTAAGGTCTCAGTTGTACGATTTCAGTAGTGATAAAATTACTATAGAAGAAGAAATCAAATATTTAGAGAACTATATTGAATTAGAAAAACTAAGAAGAGCACATCGAGTGGAAGTTGATTTTGAAAAACAGGGAGCGCTGCATGATTTTTCTTTGCCTCCATTATTGATGATTCCATTTTTAGAAAACTGTTTCAAACACCTTTCTTCCAATACGGATCAGCCCAATCAAGTTAGAATTAATATGGCCAAAGATAAAAATAAACTAAAAGTAGAATTCTCGAATACTTTTGATCAGCAATCAGCACCACGAAAGGAGGGAGGAATTGGTCTTGCCAACGTGAGAAGAAGATTGGCACTGCTTTTCCCAGACAAACACCAATTAGAGATCAGTAGAACAGATGAATTATTTATCGTAAATCTTGAATTAGAATTATCTGACTATGCGTAA
- a CDS encoding alpha/beta fold hydrolase encodes MKNLFLKLSAALLSIALIMMAAKAKSENILSTTIVGKGQPMILIHGMSCSADVWNEVTEHYKNDYEIHLVTLKGFGNKESVESEHFLKEVRDELIDYVKTNQLKNTILMGHSMGGFLSLWAASEEPNLFAKIISVDGIPYFPAIQMPGLTPERAQNMAQQMQANMKNVSEDAFAQQQKMIIAGMIATPDKREQVVEMGINSNRTVTTQAYGEMYTTDIRSEMSKVKTPVLVLGAWAAYEQYGSTKQAVESNYEAQCKDIENVKVAVADEAYHFIFYDEPKWFFNQVDSFLASK; translated from the coding sequence ATGAAAAATTTATTCTTAAAATTATCAGCAGCACTATTGAGCATTGCTCTTATAATGATGGCTGCGAAAGCAAAATCCGAAAATATACTCAGCACCACCATTGTTGGAAAAGGACAGCCCATGATTCTTATACATGGTATGTCATGTTCAGCTGATGTTTGGAATGAAGTAACCGAGCACTACAAAAATGATTACGAAATTCACCTGGTTACTTTAAAAGGATTTGGAAATAAGGAAAGCGTAGAAAGTGAGCATTTCTTAAAAGAAGTAAGAGATGAGTTGATTGACTATGTAAAAACCAATCAATTAAAGAATACAATATTAATGGGACATAGCATGGGTGGGTTTTTATCACTTTGGGCAGCTTCAGAAGAACCTAATCTTTTTGCCAAGATCATTTCAGTTGATGGAATTCCCTACTTCCCTGCTATTCAAATGCCAGGGCTCACGCCTGAAAGAGCACAAAACATGGCTCAACAGATGCAAGCAAATATGAAAAATGTGAGTGAAGATGCTTTTGCGCAACAGCAGAAGATGATTATCGCTGGAATGATTGCAACTCCAGACAAAAGAGAACAAGTGGTTGAAATGGGGATTAATAGCAATAGAACTGTTACTACTCAAGCTTATGGAGAAATGTACACCACCGATATTCGTTCGGAAATGAGTAAAGTAAAAACACCTGTTCTAGTATTGGGCGCATGGGCTGCTTATGAACAGTATGGAAGTACAAAACAAGCTGTTGAAAGTAATTATGAAGCGCAGTGTAAGGACATCGAGAATGTAAAAGTAGCGGTAGCGGATGAAGCTTACCACTTTATTTTCTACGATGAGCCTAAATGGTTTTTTAATCAGGTGGACAGTTTTTTAGCTTCAAAATAA